Within the Arachis duranensis cultivar V14167 chromosome 10, aradu.V14167.gnm2.J7QH, whole genome shotgun sequence genome, the region TTTGAGAGAAGTTTGAAGTGTGAACAAGATCCTGAAAAAAGTATGAATCAAGAAAATGATACCTTGTCCAACAAACCACCTCAAAGACTTGCAAGAATTTGTTACACACCAACTTTTATGGCTACGTTCAAAGTGATTCCAAGAGACATACACAAAGAATCAAGAGGACATGTACACAAATCTGGTGCTAATAAATTGGAAAGACGAGGCCATCGCAACTCACATTTGCAAAAGAAATCTGATGCTGATTTTGTTGAGAGAGCTAGGATTGAGGCCCAAACTAAAGCTGCTGAGAAAGAACATAAGAGACAGGAAAATATAGAAAGAGAAGTTGTCATTGGATTAGAAAATATTAAGATAACTGCTGATGAGAAAGATAAAAGCCTAAAGGAACTTGAAATACTATCTTCTCAATCCCCAGGCAGTAAAATTACACCGAGATTGGACCAGCTTAGTTTATTTGACAAAGATTATAATAATATGCAGATGACCACATTTTGAATGTAAGAAAGAGATGATCCTTAGTTGAAGTACTTTTTaaccattttatttatttgtatattttttttatagtttaaatTTGAAGATTGGTGGATTTGTATGTCTATAGATATGAGTAAAGCATATGCAAGTTCTCATATGTGACTTGCATCTAAATGCATCTTAATCAAATGACtacttttctttccttctttttggatacctcaattttttatttggtagaatacacaaattcaattataattttagtctttatctttatctttatcttatctttatttgcttttatctttcataggccagtgctctatatatatttagttttaccttcataattcaatac harbors:
- the LOC107471658 gene encoding transcription factor GTE11-like, producing the protein MSDIEAVASLKRGEEGIECRKEKKQKMRRTMDLKASRQCSTILNVLSSHKHGWLFNQPVDPILLQIPDYFDIITHPMDLGTIKYKLESNSYPFMEDFVADLRLTFCNSMIYYARGDEVYKIAMELSQIFEGKWEEFERSLKCEQDPEKSMNQENDTLSNKPPQRLARICYTPTFMATFKVIPRDIHKESRGHVHKSGANKLERRGHRNSHLQKKSDADFVERARIEAQTKAAEKEHKRQENIEREVVIGLENIKITADEKDKSLKELEILSSQSPGSKITPRLDQLSLFDKDYNNMQMTTF